DNA from Triticum aestivum cultivar Chinese Spring chromosome 7D, IWGSC CS RefSeq v2.1, whole genome shotgun sequence:
ccgtgccgaagcaggtgcatgtgaacgtctcttgaggaggagtaacccttctgattcttacagacagcacatggacagataataaaaccttgttgcttgttcgcatttgccactacgaggaaatctttcaaacccgtagtgaactcgccggagagtcggggaccgtacatcaattgccgattcatctgcattattattatataaagtatataattaaccatcatgcatttgttaaactaactagctagaaataatacaaattaaacaatgaactacacacatgcatattttatcaatgacacatgaaattcaagttgctaaccgcgatcgcggaggaaaaataaatgagaaagctcaagtgtggctcggacacttcatatcatgtttgtttcaggctctcgggcatttcatcgaacaccttgtgtgcataggaggaaccaaaagcaaacccaccaaccccttctgaatattgtgaagtgagctgagtgaagtgaagtgagctgagtcctatatatagggatgggcctttagtcccggttggcctggccaaccgcaactaaaggccttcggggacctttagtcccggttggccgcccctcccgtccgccagctggatgggcctttagtcccggttggcctggccaactgcgactaaaggccttcggggacctttagtccaggccaaccgggactaaagcccctcccgtccgccagctgttgaccgagcgcgctgggcccagatagttggtcgcgggtctcctcccgaaccgcgactaaagaccccttttgtcgcggttcgattattttggggactaattgGGGCGTATGGAAGcttctttttctactagtgtagttaATGCACCACATTTCCACCCTCTGTCCTCAGCTGAGCAACACAACTCTCATCCAGATACCCCTCGCCGGTGACTGCATCCACAACGTGCGCCGGCCGGACGGCAGGCGCCACCCCTCTCGTGTGTTTACGTAAGTGCTTTTTATTCGTTGCTCTCCTGCCCCTCCTTATACTTGCTAGCAACGACTTACAAGTATAACTAATATCCTCTGTAGTGAGTATCATTTACTGCTATGTTGCATCACCTTTATGAATTTCTGTTGATTCATCGCTACATCACTAATCCTAAATACATCGCCGCAGGATGGATGTGCTCCTCAACGCAGCACAATGGGTGGTGGGCAAGGCGCTGGCCTCTGTTGCTGATGGCGTGCTGGAGGCTTGGGGTGCCACCAAGAACTTGGGTGTCAACATCGAGGCCTTAAGGATGGAGCTGCTGCTCGTGAAGGCCACCCTCGAAACTGCCAGCTACAAGCAGGTCGATGGCCCGGCCATGCAAGAGCTCCTGGGGAAGCTGCGTGACTCGGCGCTCTCTGCCGAGGACTTGTTGGATGAGCTGGACTATTTCCGCATCCATGACCAGCTCCATGGCACATACGATGCTGCAGACCAGCATGCCAAGGGCGGCTTCCGCGACCTTGCCCTCAACGTTCGTCACGCAGCCAAAGCTGTTGGCAAACTGACATTTGTATCTTCATGCTACTGGTCTGCTGCTAATCCAACAGGTGATTCTGGAGAAGATGCAGGACAGCGGGCAAGCTGTTGTCCTTGGTCACGTGCTAGGCAGAGGCCACCCGGCAATTCATCCTCAACGCCAAATGCCAATCAAGAGGTTAGTGTATGCATGCCCAAGCTCGATAAACTTGTCCCTTGCTCATCTTCTACACATGCTCATGATGATCATTTTGTCCAGCCAACtctttgtggtggggcccacagaGAACCACCAATGCTGGGTTTTAATAGGGTTGATTTCTCTGAAAGAATGAGGCACATTGTAGAGGAATTGGAGCATGTGCGTAGAGAGGCTACTCAGATTCTGCAGAGTTGTGACCGTATAACTATTCCAGATGTTTCCCAGAGTCGTCCCATTACTACCGGTCAAAGTATAGATCCAAAATTGTATGGAAGGGACCATATCATGGATACCATCATACATGATATGACCAAGGGTAAATACCTTAGCAATGATCTAACTGTGCTTCCGATTGTTGGTCCAGGGGGAATTGGAAAAACAACTCTGATACAACACATATATAGAAACCAGCAAGTTCAAAATCATTTCCAAGTTATTATTTGGGTATGTGTGTCACTCAGTTTCAATTTGAACAAGCTGTTAGAAGAGATTAAAACATACATCCCTCGGGTTGAAGGGGAAAAGGATGGTAGGGCTGAGGAGCTGATTGAACAAAGATTAAAATCTAAAAGGTTTTTGCTTGTACTGGATGATATATGGGAGTTTAGTGACACGGATGATTGGAAAAGGTTATTGTTGCCACTCAAAACATCGCAAGCAATGGGTAGCATGATTCTGGTCACAACTAGGTTTCCAAAAATAACAAAGATGGTTGGAACAGCTAAACATATAGAATTGCAAGGGTTAGAATCTGAAGAATTTAGGAAGTTATTCCTTGCATTTGTCTTTGGCAATGAGCCCGCTAGAAGTGATCAGTATGTTTTCCTCGAGATTGGAAATAAGATAATGGAAAAACTAAGGGGCTCCCCTCTTGCTGCAAAAACAGTTGGTACATTGTTAAGTAAAGACCTTAGTTTGCATCATTGGAGAAGGGTCTTAGAAAGTAAAGAATGGGAGACACAGACCGATGCCAATGGCATTATGCCTGCATTGAAGCTTAGTTATGACCATCTTCCTTTCCAACACCAACAATGTTTCTCCTTTTCTGCATTGTTTCCTGAAGATCACAAGTATAGTGCCAGCCAGCTAATCAACTTGTGGATTGGATTAGGTATCTTACAACCTGGTGCACGAAACCAAACACTTCAACTTACAGGCTCGAACAATTTAAAGGATCTGGTGGCATGGGGATTTTTCAGAGAGGAGAGTGCTTATGGTTATCCATGTTATGTTATGCATGACCTGCTACATGATTTAGCATTGCAAGTTGCATCTCATGAATGTCTTACTGTGCATCATTCTAGTGTGAGATTAGAAGAAATTAATCCAAACATCCACCACCTGTCAATAATCATAGATGATGTTGATAAAATTTCTCTTGAAAAGCTTAAGAGGCAATTGAGAAAATTAAAGGCAAGCTTGAAGGTTAAACAGTTGCATACGTTGATGTTATTTGGAGAAGTGGATGAAAGCTTTGTCAGCATTCTGGGTGATTTGTTTAGGGAAGCAAATGCTCTTCGTGTTCTCCGTTTGGATAAAATCTCCTTTTCAGTTGAGTCCATATTACATAACTTTTCAGCACTTGTTCATCTACGGTACCTATATCTGGAGACAAAGTGTGAGAGGGAGATGCATTTACTACTTATCATTTCTAGATTTTATCATTTAAGGATTTTGTCTCTAGGGTCATGGTGCCCAAACTGTCATTTGCCCAAAGAGTTGAGCAACCTTGTAAACATGCGTCGGTTTTATACACTAGCTGATGAGTTGCATTCTGATATTGTCAATGTGGGAAAACTCAAACACTTAGAGGAGTTGATGGTATTTAGAGTCAATAAAAAAATTGAAGGGTTTGAGCCAAGTCAACTAGAGCATTTGACTGAACTAAGGGAGCTTGGCATCTATAACCTTGAGAATATACACACTAAAGAAGAAGCAGCCAAAACAAAGCTGGGAGAGAAAATCCACTTGGAGAAGTTAACATTAGACTGGGATAATGAGCGGTCTAATACCGAGCCAGGTGCAGAAGCAGTTGTCCTTGAGAACCTTCAACCACATAGATATCTTCAGGAGTTGTGCATTAGAGGGCACAAAGGCTCTTCTTTTCCAACATGGCTGGGTGATAAGGTCACTGTTGAATCTCTTCATCTCTCTGGTGTTTCTTGGCAATGTCTCCCTCCTTTGGGGAAGATGTGGGGCCTTGGTAAAGTAATATTGGAACATATTCCCGCAATGGAGGAGTTTGTTATAGAGCAAAGCCTTTGCAAGCTAATAAGGGTTGAGCTTGTTGGCTTGGGAAGTTTTGGAAAATGGGTAGCATCACAGGATGCGGATCATATGTTTCCTCTTTTGCAAGTATTGATTATAAAAGACTGCCCTCAACTGTTGGAGTTGCCATTTGCAAGCCAGATTGTTTACACATCAGATCAAGGCCAGAATAGTGATTGGTTTCCCAAACTGCAAGAGCTTCAGATAGAGAAGTGTCCAGAACTGTTGTTAGTGGCTCATATCCCACGGACTGAAACTCTGCATAGTGTGAACATAAGTGATGTCAAGCTACTAGACAAGCTCGAGTACTCAACAAATTCCTTCTTTGGGGGACGCTGTTTGGATATTGCAGGAAAGGATGATTTGCAGAGCTTAGATGAGGTGGTAGCATTCAGCAAGCTGGCAGGCCTTGAGCATTTGTACCTCCACAAGTGCCCAGCTCTGAAGTCAAAGCACCTTCTGCTGTTGACCTCACTGAAGAAGTTGATGGTAGAGGGTTCAGATGGTGTGGTTGTAGAGGGTTCAGAGGGTGATGTGGAATGGCAGCACCCCCTTAAGCATCTTGTGGTCGAGGGCGAGGAATCACGTGCGAAGGAATTGACAGAGCTCCTCACCCACCTCCCAAGCATCTCCGAATTAGAAATCATAAAATGTGAAAAGATAACACAACTGGCAGTCGGGTTGGATGTGCAACAAACAACGTCAGCAGCAGCAGCTACGGAGGTGGATGAGAAAGAAGATGATGATTCAGGGCTGCTGCTCTTACCTTCCCATCTCTCTGACTCACTGCAGGTGTTGAGCATCGAGAGTTGTCCAGAGCTGGTCATGGTGGACCCCACTTCAACTTTTCTTCCTGCCAgaggagcagcaggaggagggCTCCAGGCCCTGCGGTCCCTCAAGACTCTACAAATTTACTTCTGCCCAAAGATACTATCCGCAAAGAGTTCTCCATCCTGCTGTCCTTTTCCATCCTCTCTGCAAGAGCTCCGTGTTGAGGGTGTGGAAGGCATGGGGACCCTGGGGCATCTCCTTACCGCTGGGGGACAGCTCATACTGTTAAGCATTGGTGGCTGCCCTGGATTCTTTGCTGGATGGGATCAGGAGTTAAAGCAGCAGCTTCTGAATGGAGGAAAAGAGCAGGAACTGCAGCAGCTTGTTTCGCCCCAGAATGGATGCAAACTGCAGGAGCTCTATACGGATGATGCCATGGGACTCCTATCTGTGCCCATCTGCAACCTCCTGTCTTCCTCCCTCAGCATCCTGGGCTTCTTTGGCAACCAAGAGATGGAGTGCTTTACTAAGGACCAAGAGGACGCCCTTCACCTGCTCGTCTCCCTCGAGAAACTGATGTTTATCAACTTGAGCAAGCTTCAGAGCCTCCCTGCAGGGCTGCAAAAGCTCACCAACCTCAAGGAATTATCGGTCTACTCATGCCCGGTTGTCCGGTCGCTGCCAGAGGATGGCCTCCCCAAATCACTTCAAGAATTAGATGTCTGGAACTGCGGCAACACGGAGCTAACATAGCAGTGCGAGGGGTTAGTGGGAACCATCCCAAAAATCAACCTGCGATTGTGGAACTGATCCAAGGTAACAAAAGCTACTTCCTTGTTTGTCCACATCCGTTCCCAGATCCCACAATCACCCTTGCCTTTTCCCCCTGCAACATAAACTAATTAGTGCTTATTTTCATCTGCTATGCAGGTCTCTGCCTTGGGAGTTCCCGTGT
Protein-coding regions in this window:
- the LOC123164847 gene encoding putative disease resistance protein RGA3 isoform X1 produces the protein MILICLPQQPYLAHRPGDHLRPGQAGAQSSSSPRSGSKQQLIELSNTTLIQIPLAGDCIHNVRRPDGRRHPSRVFTMDVLLNAAQWVVGKALASVADGVLEAWGATKNLGVNIEALRMELLLVKATLETASYKQVDGPAMQELLGKLRDSALSAEDLLDELDYFRIHDQLHGTYDAADQHAKGGFRDLALNVRHAAKAVGKLTFVSSCYWSAANPTGDSGEDAGQRASCCPWSRARQRPPGNSSSTPNANQEPTLCGGAHREPPMLGFNRVDFSERMRHIVEELEHVRREATQILQSCDRITIPDVSQSRPITTGQSIDPKLYGRDHIMDTIIHDMTKGKYLSNDLTVLPIVGPGGIGKTTLIQHIYRNQQVQNHFQVIIWVCVSLSFNLNKLLEEIKTYIPRVEGEKDGRAEELIEQRLKSKRFLLVLDDIWEFSDTDDWKRLLLPLKTSQAMGSMILVTTRFPKITKMVGTAKHIELQGLESEEFRKLFLAFVFGNEPARSDQYVFLEIGNKIMEKLRGSPLAAKTVGTLLSKDLSLHHWRRVLESKEWETQTDANGIMPALKLSYDHLPFQHQQCFSFSALFPEDHKYSASQLINLWIGLGILQPGARNQTLQLTGSNNLKDLVAWGFFREESAYGYPCYVMHDLLHDLALQVASHECLTVHHSSVRLEEINPNIHHLSIIIDDVDKISLEKLKRQLRKLKASLKVKQLHTLMLFGEVDESFVSILGDLFREANALRVLRLDKISFSVESILHNFSALVHLRYLYLETKCEREMHLLLIISRFYHLRILSLGSWCPNCHLPKELSNLVNMRRFYTLADELHSDIVNVGKLKHLEELMVFRVNKKIEGFEPSQLEHLTELRELGIYNLENIHTKEEAAKTKLGEKIHLEKLTLDWDNERSNTEPGAEAVVLENLQPHRYLQELCIRGHKGSSFPTWLGDKVTVESLHLSGVSWQCLPPLGKMWGLGKVILEHIPAMEEFVIEQSLCKLIRVELVGLGSFGKWVASQDADHMFPLLQVLIIKDCPQLLELPFASQIVYTSDQGQNSDWFPKLQELQIEKCPELLLVAHIPRTETLHSVNISDVKLLDKLEYSTNSFFGGRCLDIAGKDDLQSLDEVVAFSKLAGLEHLYLHKCPALKSKHLLLLTSLKKLMVEGSDGVVVEGSEGDVEWQHPLKHLVVEGEESRAKELTELLTHLPSISELEIIKCEKITQLAVGLDVQQTTSAAAATEVDEKEDDDSGLLLLPSHLSDSLQVLSIESCPELVMVDPTSTFLPARGAAGGGLQALRSLKTLQIYFCPKILSAKSSPSCCPFPSSLQELRVEGVEGMGTLGHLLTAGGQLILLSIGGCPGFFAGWDQELKQQLLNGGKEQELQQLVSPQNGCKLQELYTDDAMGLLSVPICNLLSSSLSILGFFGNQEMECFTKDQEDALHLLVSLEKLMFINLSKLQSLPAGLQKLTNLKELSVYSCPVVRSLPEDGLPKSLQELDVWNCGNTELT
- the LOC123164847 gene encoding putative disease resistance protein RGA3 isoform X3 is translated as MDVLLNAAQWVVGKALASVADGVLEAWGATKNLGVNIEALRMELLLVKATLETASYKQVDGPAMQELLGKLRDSALSAEDLLDELDYFRIHDQLHGTYDAADQHAKGGFRDLALNVRHAAKAVGKLTFVSSCYWSAANPTGDSGEDAGQRASCCPWSRARQRPPGNSSSTPNANQEPTLCGGAHREPPMLGFNRVDFSERMRHIVEELEHVRREATQILQSCDRITIPDVSQSRPITTGQSIDPKLYGRDHIMDTIIHDMTKGKYLSNDLTVLPIVGPGGIGKTTLIQHIYRNQQVQNHFQVIIWVCVSLSFNLNKLLEEIKTYIPRVEGEKDGRAEELIEQRLKSKRFLLVLDDIWEFSDTDDWKRLLLPLKTSQAMGSMILVTTRFPKITKMVGTAKHIELQGLESEEFRKLFLAFVFGNEPARSDQYVFLEIGNKIMEKLRGSPLAAKTVGTLLSKDLSLHHWRRVLESKEWETQTDANGIMPALKLSYDHLPFQHQQCFSFSALFPEDHKYSASQLINLWIGLGILQPGARNQTLQLTGSNNLKDLVAWGFFREESAYGYPCYVMHDLLHDLALQVASHECLTVHHSSVRLEEINPNIHHLSIIIDDVDKISLEKLKRQLRKLKASLKVKQLHTLMLFGEVDESFVSILGDLFREANALRVLRLDKISFSVESILHNFSALVHLRYLYLETKCEREMHLLLIISRFYHLRILSLGSWCPNCHLPKELSNLVNMRRFYTLADELHSDIVNVGKLKHLEELMVFRVNKKIEGFEPSQLEHLTELRELGIYNLENIHTKEEAAKTKLGEKIHLEKLTLDWDNERSNTEPGAEAVVLENLQPHRYLQELCIRGHKGSSFPTWLGDKVTVESLHLSGVSWQCLPPLGKMWGLGKVILEHIPAMEEFVIEQSLCKLIRVELVGLGSFGKWVASQDADHMFPLLQVLIIKDCPQLLELPFASQIVYTSDQGQNSDWFPKLQELQIEKCPELLLVAHIPRTETLHSVNISDVKLLDKLEYSTNSFFGGRCLDIAGKDDLQSLDEVVAFSKLAGLEHLYLHKCPALKSKHLLLLTSLKKLMVEGSDGVVVEGSEGDVEWQHPLKHLVVEGEESRAKELTELLTHLPSISELEIIKCEKITQLAVGLDVQQTTSAAAATEVDEKEDDDSGLLLLPSHLSDSLQVLSIESCPELVMVDPTSTFLPARGAAGGGLQALRSLKTLQIYFCPKILSAKSSPSCCPFPSSLQELRVEGVEGMGTLGHLLTAGGQLILLSIGGCPGFFAGWDQELKQQLLNGGKEQELQQLVSPQNGCKLQELYTDDAMGLLSVPICNLLSSSLSILGFFGNQEMECFTKDQEDALHLLVSLEKLMFINLSKLQSLPAGLQKLTNLKELSVYSCPVVRSLPEDGLPKSLQELDVWNCGNTELT
- the LOC123164847 gene encoding putative disease resistance protein RGA3 isoform X2; this encodes MILICLPQQPYLAHRPGDHLRPGQAGAQSSSSPRSGSKQQLIEIPLAGDCIHNVRRPDGRRHPSRVFTMDVLLNAAQWVVGKALASVADGVLEAWGATKNLGVNIEALRMELLLVKATLETASYKQVDGPAMQELLGKLRDSALSAEDLLDELDYFRIHDQLHGTYDAADQHAKGGFRDLALNVRHAAKAVGKLTFVSSCYWSAANPTGDSGEDAGQRASCCPWSRARQRPPGNSSSTPNANQEPTLCGGAHREPPMLGFNRVDFSERMRHIVEELEHVRREATQILQSCDRITIPDVSQSRPITTGQSIDPKLYGRDHIMDTIIHDMTKGKYLSNDLTVLPIVGPGGIGKTTLIQHIYRNQQVQNHFQVIIWVCVSLSFNLNKLLEEIKTYIPRVEGEKDGRAEELIEQRLKSKRFLLVLDDIWEFSDTDDWKRLLLPLKTSQAMGSMILVTTRFPKITKMVGTAKHIELQGLESEEFRKLFLAFVFGNEPARSDQYVFLEIGNKIMEKLRGSPLAAKTVGTLLSKDLSLHHWRRVLESKEWETQTDANGIMPALKLSYDHLPFQHQQCFSFSALFPEDHKYSASQLINLWIGLGILQPGARNQTLQLTGSNNLKDLVAWGFFREESAYGYPCYVMHDLLHDLALQVASHECLTVHHSSVRLEEINPNIHHLSIIIDDVDKISLEKLKRQLRKLKASLKVKQLHTLMLFGEVDESFVSILGDLFREANALRVLRLDKISFSVESILHNFSALVHLRYLYLETKCEREMHLLLIISRFYHLRILSLGSWCPNCHLPKELSNLVNMRRFYTLADELHSDIVNVGKLKHLEELMVFRVNKKIEGFEPSQLEHLTELRELGIYNLENIHTKEEAAKTKLGEKIHLEKLTLDWDNERSNTEPGAEAVVLENLQPHRYLQELCIRGHKGSSFPTWLGDKVTVESLHLSGVSWQCLPPLGKMWGLGKVILEHIPAMEEFVIEQSLCKLIRVELVGLGSFGKWVASQDADHMFPLLQVLIIKDCPQLLELPFASQIVYTSDQGQNSDWFPKLQELQIEKCPELLLVAHIPRTETLHSVNISDVKLLDKLEYSTNSFFGGRCLDIAGKDDLQSLDEVVAFSKLAGLEHLYLHKCPALKSKHLLLLTSLKKLMVEGSDGVVVEGSEGDVEWQHPLKHLVVEGEESRAKELTELLTHLPSISELEIIKCEKITQLAVGLDVQQTTSAAAATEVDEKEDDDSGLLLLPSHLSDSLQVLSIESCPELVMVDPTSTFLPARGAAGGGLQALRSLKTLQIYFCPKILSAKSSPSCCPFPSSLQELRVEGVEGMGTLGHLLTAGGQLILLSIGGCPGFFAGWDQELKQQLLNGGKEQELQQLVSPQNGCKLQELYTDDAMGLLSVPICNLLSSSLSILGFFGNQEMECFTKDQEDALHLLVSLEKLMFINLSKLQSLPAGLQKLTNLKELSVYSCPVVRSLPEDGLPKSLQELDVWNCGNTELT